A genomic segment from Streptomyces sp. NBC_01233 encodes:
- a CDS encoding M20/M25/M40 family metallo-hydrolase, whose product MHAINDGVLAEAGGAVDEAALDEAVEFTSGLIRIDTSNRGGGDCRERPAAEYVAERLAAAGLEPVLLERTPGRTNVVARIEGTDPTAEALLVHGHLDVVPAEAADWTVDPFSGEIRDGVVWGRGAVDMKNMDAMVLAVVRSWARAGVKPRRDIVIAYTADEEDSAVDGSGFLADQHPHLFEGCTEGISESGAFTVHTGPGGRALYPIAAGERGTAWLKLTARGTAGHGSKPNKANAVSRLAAAVARIGEYEWPVRPTDTVTACITELAALQDLSVDPRRPGFDLDTVLGKLGPAATLLEATVRNSANPTMLSAGYKLNVVPEHATAYVDGRTVPGGEAEFTATLNELTGPDVQWEFHHREVSLQAPVDGRTFGILRESVERFDPDGHVVPFCMAGGTDAKQFSRLGITGYGFSPLKLPPGFDYWALFHGVDERVPVEALHFGVRVLDHALRSL is encoded by the coding sequence ATGCACGCAATCAATGACGGGGTACTCGCCGAGGCCGGCGGCGCCGTTGACGAAGCGGCCCTCGACGAGGCCGTCGAGTTCACCTCGGGCCTCATCCGGATCGACACCAGCAACCGGGGCGGCGGCGACTGCCGGGAGCGCCCCGCTGCCGAATACGTCGCCGAGCGGCTCGCCGCTGCCGGCCTGGAACCGGTCCTGCTGGAGCGCACCCCGGGCCGCACCAACGTCGTCGCCCGGATCGAGGGCACCGATCCCACCGCCGAGGCCCTCCTCGTCCACGGCCACCTCGACGTCGTGCCCGCCGAGGCCGCCGACTGGACCGTGGACCCCTTCTCCGGCGAGATCCGAGACGGCGTGGTGTGGGGGCGCGGCGCCGTCGACATGAAGAACATGGACGCGATGGTGCTGGCCGTCGTACGGTCCTGGGCGCGCGCCGGAGTGAAGCCGCGGCGGGACATCGTGATCGCCTACACCGCCGACGAGGAGGACAGCGCGGTCGACGGATCGGGCTTCCTGGCGGACCAGCACCCGCACCTCTTCGAGGGCTGCACGGAGGGCATCAGCGAGTCCGGCGCCTTCACCGTGCACACCGGCCCCGGCGGCCGGGCCCTCTACCCCATCGCCGCCGGCGAACGGGGCACGGCCTGGCTGAAGCTGACCGCGCGCGGCACCGCAGGGCACGGCTCCAAGCCCAACAAGGCCAACGCGGTCAGCCGCCTCGCCGCCGCCGTGGCACGGATCGGCGAGTACGAGTGGCCGGTCCGGCCCACCGACACCGTCACCGCCTGCATCACCGAACTCGCGGCCCTGCAGGACCTGTCGGTCGACCCGCGCCGGCCCGGCTTCGACCTCGACACGGTCCTCGGCAAGCTCGGCCCGGCCGCCACCCTGCTGGAGGCGACCGTGCGCAACAGCGCCAACCCGACCATGCTGAGCGCCGGTTACAAGCTCAACGTGGTCCCCGAACACGCCACCGCCTACGTGGACGGGCGGACGGTGCCGGGCGGCGAAGCCGAGTTCACCGCCACCTTGAACGAGCTGACCGGCCCCGACGTGCAGTGGGAGTTCCACCACCGGGAGGTCTCCCTCCAGGCCCCCGTGGACGGGCGGACGTTCGGGATCCTGCGCGAGTCCGTCGAGCGGTTCGACCCGGACGGGCACGTGGTGCCCTTCTGCATGGCGGGCGGCACCGACGCCAAGCAGTTCTCCCGCCTCGGCATCACCGGCTACGGCTTCTCCCCGCTGAAGCTGCCGCCCGGCTTCGACTACTGGGCCCTCTTCCACGGCGTGGACGAGCGGGTCCCCGTCGAAGCCCTGCACTTCGGTGTCCGCGTCCTCGACCACGCGCTGCGGTCCCTGTGA
- a CDS encoding M55 family metallopeptidase, translating to MKILISADMEGATGVTWPADVLPGTPQWERCRSMFTSDVNAAVLGFYDGGADQVVINEAHWTMRNLLLERLDARAEMLTGRHKTLSMVEGVQHGDVDGIAFVGYHTGAGTEGVLAHTYLANSITGVWVNEVRASEGLLNAHVVAEYGVPVVLVTGDDLTCVDAAGYAPDAVTVAVKDHVSRYAAVCRTPARTAADIRAAAKEAAALAVRYEPVGAGPFAVELEFDAEHLAMAATVVPGVERCGERRVAYTSETMYGGIRAFKAVTTVVSAAVEEQYG from the coding sequence ATGAAGATCCTCATCTCCGCCGACATGGAAGGCGCCACCGGCGTCACCTGGCCCGCCGACGTGCTGCCCGGCACCCCGCAGTGGGAGCGCTGCCGGTCGATGTTCACCTCCGACGTCAACGCCGCCGTGCTCGGCTTCTACGACGGCGGCGCCGACCAGGTCGTCATCAACGAGGCGCACTGGACCATGCGCAATCTGCTGCTGGAGCGGCTCGACGCCCGCGCGGAGATGCTCACCGGCCGCCACAAGACCCTCTCCATGGTCGAGGGCGTCCAGCACGGCGACGTCGACGGCATCGCCTTCGTCGGCTACCACACGGGCGCCGGCACCGAGGGCGTCCTCGCCCACACCTACCTCGCCAACTCCATCACCGGGGTCTGGGTCAACGAGGTGCGCGCCAGCGAGGGGCTGCTCAACGCACACGTCGTCGCCGAGTACGGCGTCCCCGTCGTCCTCGTCACCGGCGACGACCTGACCTGCGTCGACGCGGCCGGCTACGCCCCGGACGCGGTGACCGTCGCGGTCAAGGACCACGTCTCGCGCTACGCCGCCGTCTGCCGGACCCCCGCCCGCACCGCCGCCGACATCCGGGCCGCGGCCAAGGAGGCGGCCGCCCTGGCCGTGCGGTACGAGCCGGTCGGCGCCGGCCCGTTCGCCGTGGAGCTGGAATTCGACGCCGAGCACCTGGCCATGGCCGCGACGGTGGTCCCGGGCGTGGAGCGGTGCGGGGAGCGCAGGGTCGCGTACACCAGCGAGACGATGTACGGGGGGATCCGCGCCTTCAAGGCGGTCACGACGGTCGTCTCGGCGGCCGTGGAGGAGCAGTATGGCTGA
- a CDS encoding SRPBCC family protein — translation MAQVEATTERIIEADAETVFDTLADYSGTRSKLLPEHFSEYEVREGGDGEGTLVHWKLQATSKRVRDCLLEVTEPTDGQLVEKDRNSSMVTTWVVTPAGEGKSKAVVTTVWNGAGGIGGFFERTFAPRGLGRIYDSVLEKLAAEVEA, via the coding sequence ATGGCGCAGGTCGAGGCCACCACGGAGCGCATCATCGAAGCCGACGCGGAGACGGTCTTCGACACGCTGGCGGACTACAGCGGAACCCGGAGCAAGCTGCTGCCCGAGCACTTCAGCGAGTACGAGGTGCGCGAGGGCGGCGACGGCGAGGGCACCCTCGTGCACTGGAAGCTCCAGGCCACCAGCAAGCGCGTGCGCGACTGCCTGCTCGAGGTCACCGAGCCCACCGACGGACAGCTCGTGGAGAAGGACCGCAACTCCTCCATGGTCACGACCTGGGTGGTCACCCCGGCCGGCGAGGGCAAGTCCAAGGCCGTCGTCACCACCGTCTGGAACGGCGCCGGCGGCATCGGCGGCTTCTTCGAGCGCACCTTCGCGCCCAGGGGCCTCGGCCGCATCTACGACAGCGTGCTGGAGAAGCTGGCCGCCGAAGTCGAGGCCTGA
- a CDS encoding alpha/beta hydrolase, which yields MLHPLKKRAAVLLSIATVATALASPVTAAPAAERAAALRWTGCATPRYPTLQCASLKVPLDHARPAGRQISLALTRVPHTAATSQGPLLVNPGGPGGSGRSLAGFIASALPKDVAAQYDVIGFDPRGVGKSEPALDCGAGHFAPVRPDSVPRDAATERANLERVQAFAESCRAKHADVLPHIDTVSAARDIELLRAALGAQRISYFGYSYGTYLGAVYAKLHPGRVHRLVLDSVVDPGGVWYEDNLAQDRAFDARHKAFLAWVAAHDATYGLGTHAAAVEERWYAMREAVRETPAGGRVGAAELEDTYMPGGYYNGYWPNLAEAFAAYAVKQDPKPLVAAYERFGAVEPSAGNGYSVYTAVQCRDSAWPRDWNQWRADMWRTHAEAPFMTWNNAWYNAPCAFWPTEALQAPDVTNADLPPALLLQATEDAATPFGGALSMRDKLKGSALVVEEGGGNHGIALSGNKCLDEKVSAYLRTGRAADATCPAQAAPKPAAATRAVPPSAGGAALHGLLGFRG from the coding sequence ATGCTGCACCCCTTGAAGAAGCGCGCCGCTGTCCTGCTGTCGATCGCCACCGTCGCCACCGCCCTCGCGAGCCCGGTCACGGCGGCCCCCGCGGCGGAGCGGGCCGCCGCGCTGCGGTGGACCGGCTGCGCGACCCCGCGCTATCCCACCTTGCAGTGTGCCTCCCTCAAGGTCCCCCTCGACCACGCCAGGCCCGCCGGACGCCAGATCTCCCTCGCCCTGACCCGGGTCCCCCACACCGCCGCGACCTCCCAGGGCCCGCTGCTGGTCAACCCGGGCGGGCCGGGCGGCAGCGGCCGCAGCCTGGCCGGATTCATCGCCTCCGCCCTCCCCAAGGACGTGGCCGCGCAGTACGACGTGATCGGCTTCGACCCCCGGGGCGTCGGCAAGAGCGAGCCCGCCCTCGACTGCGGGGCCGGCCACTTCGCCCCCGTCCGGCCGGACTCCGTACCCCGCGACGCGGCGACCGAGCGGGCCAACCTGGAGCGCGTGCAGGCCTTCGCCGAGTCCTGCCGGGCCAAGCACGCGGACGTGCTGCCGCACATCGACACCGTGTCGGCGGCGCGGGACATCGAGCTGCTGCGCGCCGCCCTCGGCGCCCAGCGGATCAGCTACTTCGGCTACTCGTACGGGACCTACCTGGGCGCGGTGTACGCCAAGCTCCACCCGGGCCGGGTGCACCGGCTCGTCCTGGACTCCGTGGTCGACCCGGGCGGGGTCTGGTACGAGGACAACCTGGCCCAGGACCGGGCCTTCGACGCCCGCCACAAGGCGTTCCTGGCCTGGGTGGCCGCGCACGACGCGACGTACGGGCTCGGCACCCACGCGGCGGCGGTCGAGGAGCGCTGGTACGCGATGCGGGAGGCGGTGCGGGAGACCCCGGCGGGCGGCAGGGTGGGTGCGGCCGAGCTGGAGGACACCTACATGCCGGGCGGCTACTACAACGGCTACTGGCCGAACCTCGCCGAGGCCTTCGCGGCCTACGCGGTGAAGCAGGACCCGAAGCCGCTGGTGGCGGCCTACGAGCGGTTCGGCGCGGTGGAGCCCTCCGCGGGCAACGGCTACAGCGTCTACACGGCGGTGCAGTGCCGGGACTCGGCCTGGCCGAGGGACTGGAACCAGTGGCGCGCGGACATGTGGCGCACCCACGCCGAGGCCCCGTTCATGACCTGGAACAACGCCTGGTACAACGCACCGTGCGCGTTCTGGCCGACGGAGGCGCTGCAGGCCCCGGACGTGACCAACGCGGATCTGCCGCCCGCCCTCCTCCTCCAGGCGACGGAGGACGCCGCGACCCCGTTCGGGGGTGCGCTCAGCATGCGGGACAAGCTGAAGGGCTCGGCCCTGGTCGTGGAGGAGGGCGGCGGCAACCACGGCATCGCGCTGAGCGGCAACAAGTGCCTGGACGAGAAGGTGTCGGCGTACCTGAGGACGGGGCGGGCCGCGGACGCCACCTGCCCCGCCCAGGCGGCCCCGAAGCCGGCCGCGGCGACCCGCGCGGTCCCGCCCTCGGCGGGCGGCGCGGCCCTGCACGGCCTGCTCGGCTTCCGGGGCTGA
- a CDS encoding adenylosuccinate lyase: protein MNDVLERLRAEAGQSPEYEVLLTAGPDGLAASLTSAGLPLWARELAAYRLGLAGDRRAFESLVLLLNHRDPPRCAAAAEALAVLDDPRTARAAAALATNGLRTAYALQPVRLLTALRAPESVPALLTTLSRLLSPNDPYWRVALACVEGLGALADPRARELLTRAQSHPRLAVAATAALRALA, encoded by the coding sequence GTGAACGACGTGCTGGAGCGCCTGCGGGCGGAGGCGGGGCAGTCCCCCGAGTACGAGGTGCTGCTCACGGCCGGCCCCGACGGCCTGGCGGCCTCCCTGACCTCCGCCGGGCTGCCGCTGTGGGCCCGCGAACTGGCCGCGTACCGGCTGGGCCTCGCGGGCGACCGCCGGGCCTTCGAATCCCTCGTCCTCCTCCTCAACCACCGTGACCCGCCCCGCTGCGCGGCCGCCGCCGAGGCGCTGGCCGTCCTGGACGACCCGCGCACCGCCCGCGCGGCGGCGGCCCTCGCCACCAACGGCCTGCGCACGGCCTACGCGCTCCAGCCCGTCCGGCTGCTCACCGCCCTGCGCGCCCCCGAGTCCGTACCGGCCCTGCTGACCACCCTGTCGCGGCTGCTGTCCCCGAACGACCCGTACTGGCGGGTGGCCCTGGCCTGCGTGGAGGGGCTCGGGGCCCTCGCCGACCCCCGCGCGCGCGAACTCCTCACCCGCGCCCAGTCCCACCCCCGCCTCGCGGTGGCGGCCACGGCCGCGCTGCGCGCGCTCGCCTGA